TGCATTTTACTTAGATTAATTGAAAAATCCAGTGGATATAGATTCTCTGGTGGAATAGATCTTTAGCCTCAGGGAGGAATATATGTAAATAGCTATAAATTATGCCGGAAACCTACACAGTCTTAGTAAAATCCAGTAAGACTGCTTATGATACTTAAAAATGGAAGGTTATGATCCCAGTGCACTGAATGTTAAATATACATTGGCAGGTTATCACTGCTGCCCTGGACTGATTAGTGGCTTAGGAGGATGATAGATGCTCTAACTGCTAATAAGTTTGCTTTGATCTGTGTATTTacaagaaatgtgtacaaaaaaaacTTGGCAAGATTACAACTTAATTATGTGTCATTATGCTGTGTAGGAAGAATAATTGAAATGTGGCCCCTGAGACTAAATAGTGCAAATATACTGCATCTTATTTTATTTAGATAGACAGGCTAAATTAGCTGTGTGATGAATTTGTTATGAATACAATTATTCAGTTGGTAAGTGGATGTAACACATGTCTAGGTCTGAAAAGGATCCTTACTCCATAAAATATTTCTGGTTCAAATAGTTTTTGCTGTAGATCAAAGTAGTTTTATAAGTGAATATTGACTAAGAGGTCAGGGGTTTCTGTAAAAGATGAAATATTTTGcattgcagtggtttgacttgggGGGAATCAAACCTTGCCCTTTGTTTTCACAACTTCTTTCAGGGAGTGCTCAGTTACTGCTTTGTAGAGCAAAGCAAGTCTTGCAGCATTAGCTTTGCATATTGGCTTTGAACGCTACCCATCCATGAATTTGCTAAGGGTGATCTTGCTTGCTGGTCAAGAGTTATCATTGGAACACAGGATGTGATCCAAGTTTCACCTTGTGAAGCCATTATTTTGTTCCCAGCGCAAGAAGGTTGTATTCTATCCATATGATGCAGTCTTATTCCAGATCAGGCTATTTGTTTGGCATGTGTTTCACATTCTCTtctgcctgattttttttttaaatgttaaaaataaaagcaaataaattggaatttccagggattgaaccctggcCCTTTTGCAGTCCTTCTCCAATGTGAACTTCAGCCAGGAGAGGTCATTTTCTACATCAGTGCCACTTCCTTCTGACCTTGGTTGGGCCACCTGCATTCtgtgttgttttattgtttgtttgttttaaaaaaacttgctttATCTCTAAATGGTACTATAAAATGTTAGCTAGCAGAACCTTTTCTGACCTATGAAAGCATTCCTGAGTGTTACAAAATTAATATTCTTCTGCTTAGTTTCTAAAGATATTAGCAGTGCAAACTCTTTTCAAGTCTGCTATATTcttatatgtgctgccgaagcgagcacaCAAGTCTGCTATATTCTTGAATCTCGCCTTAAGGGTAGGAACTATTCGGGGTGCAAGTTGGAACAGTAGTACTGCGTGTTGCTGATTTTGTTGGTGGTGGATTTCAAAGAAATGTCCACCCCtgattttttatttcttctgtgCTGGTTGTATAAAGAACTGTTCCAGTTGAGTGTGAGGTTTTAGGGATAGCTGCTTCTGTGCTTCATTTTCTCCTTCCAGCTTATATTGGGATATTGGAATATCCCAATTAAAATGAATTGTCACTGCTTGAGGACTGAAGAACTATATTTGTTTGTATTCTTAAATCTAGGTTAACCATAGGAGTTGTAACATTATGAAATGCATAAAATTACTGTTTTTTGCTAGGTGAGCGTGGTCCAAGACTCAGTGAATATATCAGGACAGTCCAGTACAAACACACTAAAGGTACCTGAATGCCGGCTAGCAGAAGATCTAGGAAATCTCTGGGAAACAACAAGATTTACAGATTGTAGCTTTTATGTAGGTGGAGAAGAGTTCAAAGCTCATAAATCTGTTCTTGCAGGTACCTCCTCCTTCTGTATTATAATTTGTTTGATAAAATTATTTCGACCTTGGTATGGTACTAATGCTTTTATCTCTTGCGACAGCTCGTTCACCTGTTTTTAATGCAATGTTTGAACACGAAATGGAGGAAAGCAAAAAGGTGAGTGAATGTTATCGTCATATGATTTGtaaaggagggttttttttttttacagaaaactGTAAGCTTTTGGTGTAGATCAAGAATGCAGTAGCTGGGTAACTGGGTTAGGTtaactgattttaaaaaacaccttacAATTAGCTTAAAAGGTGATTGAGATTTTAATTGAACATTGTTTAAAATGGCAATTATTTATAGTGCAGAAAAACTATGGGCAATAGTGCCACATTAGATGGGGCATTTTGACTTCATGCTCTCCCGGGGTCAGGGGGTGGGCTGCATTTTTAACAAGACTAATGCATGGCACAATATGGCCTAGTTGCTCCTGAAACGGTCTTTGTTACCAAACAAATTGAGGGGCAAAGGATATAGTTGCAAGGATTTAATATTGAGGAGCATTCAAATAAAACTGGCATTGCATTCAAATTGGAACTTTCCCTCAGAAATGGAAATGGAGGGAGTAATTGTATGAGAAGCATAGAATTAACATACCTGGCCCTTAAGATTAGAAGAGCTAGACAGATTCCATCCATTTCAGCAAGTGCAGTCTTATGGTTCAGCATGCTCTAGAAACCTGTCTGAAATGTATGTAGAGACCCATGGAACTAAGATGTTAAGAGTCTCCGATTTTTAACTTTTGAATAGGATTTGAATGTGCCCACCACTTAGAATAGGATTCTAAGCAACTACAGCAGGAGCTAAATATCTCTTGTCACGTTACATCAGGATACTTTGGATATGAAATAGTAAGCTATTAGGAATTACACAGTGTAATATTTTAAGTCGGAACCATGACAagttttttttctgtttcatgtAACAGAATCGTGTAGAAATAAATGATGTAGACCCTGACGTTTTTAAAGAGATGATGAGGTTCATTTATACTGGGAAAGCTCCAAACCTTGACAAAATGGCCGACAGCTTGTTGGCAGCAGCAGACAAAGTAAGTAATTGCCTATAcaagggctttataggtcatttGAATGAAACCCAAAAAGTGTTTGTTTTGGGAGATTTTTATATAGTTAAGAAAAGCACAGTAAGGAACTGGATTATTAGCAGTAGAAATGTATTAGAAGACATAAGATCCTATGTAGTTTAGCTAAATACTTCCTCTCAGGTGTTCTGGGTGTCTTTAGAGAGAACTTGAGGAACAGCTGCCTTCGTGTGCTGTTGTGCGAATTGAATGGATTTTTTTACGAAGAGTAAATATGCAAAGACAAGTGATAGAGGACTAATTCAGGCCTATTGCCCGTTACGCTGTGTCCAGACATTATCACAGTGTCACTGATACAGAGGGTGAGCTTCAGATGAAAAcccttaacatttgtttaaagcttGAGATGACAGCAGCAGGCTTTTATAGCTAATAGTGGGCAAATTGTATTTAAGTTGTATATATACATAGGTCCTCTTCTGCCAGAGATACAGCCGCCAGGTAACATAAGCAGCCGGCACAGTCCCAATCCACCTCACACAGCCACTGAATGTGTGTTTGAAGGGAGTCTGTCTATTTCTTTACATTAACACAGTTGGCAATTCTTTGAGGGGCCAATTACTTCACAGTTACTAGAAAGTATATACCTATTAGTAATGTCTGCTTTTTAGATTAAGGTAGGAAAGAACAAATGTGAACAACAAcgggctttccccctcttcctttagTATGCACTGGAACGGCTAAAGATCATGTGTGAAGAAGCTCTGTGTAGTAACCTCTCAGTAGAAAATGTTGCAGACATCCTCATCCTCGCAGATTTGCACAGTGCGGAGCAGTTGAAAGCACAAGCAATAGAGTTTATTAACAGGTATGTAATTgatttccttcctttaaaaagaatTTGCATCCTGTGAAGTGAAATCTCCTGAAAAATTAATATCTGGATATTCTCTCATGCCACAGGTGCAGTGTTCTTAGGCAACTTGGTTGTAAAGATGCGAAAAACTGGAACAGCAAGTACGTACTGGCTACGCTTCAAAGCCGTCTGTAAACAGTGTGTGGTATTTGGCACAATTCCTGtaatcagagtagacctatcAAAGCTAATAGATGTGACTGAGGGTCATTAATTGGCtatactctgagtaaaacgtAGTTGACTACAACCCAATCAGTTTTTGTTGTCTTGATCTTAAATTCTATCATAGCAGAATAAACAATGTATACCAAAAACAAATAATTAGAATACCAGTATCCATATAGATTTGTTCCCAACTTCCTCTTGCAAAAGAAATGAAGCCACTTTCTGTTACCAATTTTTTCCTGTATCTCCATTTTCTGTAGACTTAAGCAGAGTTGAAACTGAGACTATGGGTGGAATTCCAGGTCACACTCTtctgattgttccatcagtgcaagcatttctgcttgccagatggagcagtccctcttctccttcccccgCCCCAAATGTGctcttctgggggttttcctcaTTCCCTAgagcaaatttgggggggggcatgtttcaATAATGGGAGCCCTTCCCCctggcttctgctagcacacTTGAGTTAGTTGAATCCGGGCCAGCAATTCTTTCCTTGTGCATAGGGCACTGAAATTGACAGAGAATATCTTCCACTGTTCTCATACCACAAGTGCAGCATCTTAAGTCACAGAAGATATTCTTGTAATGTCCATCTGGAACAGTATAGGGCCTGTGCTGAAACCTTAAACAAGCTTTCCATGTTGATCCAGGACTTGAAAATCTGAAAGACAGCTTTTGTAGTCATGGTCAAACTTAATCATGTGATTCAGAGAAGTCAATGTTGGACTGACTGCAAGTTTTTAAATTCTGCTTTGGTAGCAGGGTGGCTGGGGTGACCCAACGGGatggggtggggtacaaataattaaaaatttgACTTAAAATTGAAAAACAAGTTTGCTGCAGATTCTCCAAAAGCTAGATTGTCCTTTGCAGCCAAGTGCACAATTTCTAAAACAGCTGAAAAAATTATCCTTAATAGTACAatgctatgcatgcttactcagaagcaactCCCATTGAGttaatggggcttgcttccagaAAAGTATGCACAGGATCGCAGGCACTCTTCTAATCCATGGCTCAGATATACCAGCAAGCTGATTTACCTGGGAGCATGTCCCATTGAACTTACTGTAGTAACTTCAAAGTGGACattcataggattgcattgtctcCTGAACCTGATTCTTGTAATTCTTTTATTGACAGCCAAGCCACGGACATCATGGAAACGGCCGGCTGGAAGTCAATGatccactcccacccccacttaGTAGCTGAGGCCTTTCGAGCATTAGCATCTGCACAGTGTCCACAGTTTGGCATTCCACGCAAACGACTAAAACAGTCATGAAATCTTCCATGAACTATAGAGAATATAAGACTCCTCATCCCTGTCCAGAGGGGTTTCCACAGACCATCTGCCAGAATTTGCTACCCCCTGTCCACAGAACAGAAAGCTTTTAAGAGTGGATAATAATATATGGTTTAATAATCAGCTTTAATTTAGACTGATAACTCTCCAGTTCACTGAAAGGCCTTAACGTCAGTTACTCTAGTTCATTTGtggtttcctttttcctttttctttttaaattgtgcCTCGTCTTTTTGACTCGGCTATGTAGGATTGCACTAGCTCCATAATGCAGTAATGCTGATAAATGAAGACCGTTCTTGAAAGGGATCTTCCTTTTTTAACAAAACACAACAGAACCCAAAATGAAGAGTATAATTTGGTCTTGTGGTAACTGGAAGGTTTCAACTAGCCTCTTCTTAAAAGCGCTTGAGTTGAGGGGCAGCAAGCACTCCAGTCAAAGTACTGTATTTAGGGTGCATCTACCTTCAGAGGGTGCTGCCAGGCATGCTGTGGCAATATACTACTctgaatataatttatttttcattGGTTCAGGTGAGTGAGAGAAATATGCAATGTCTTGGCCCAGAAATGTATTTTGCTAGAATTTCTAAATGCTTACTCCGTGAGTGTCTCCATCAGATGTTAAAAGAAACACACAGTAACCCTTTTTGGCCTGTGTTC
The Podarcis muralis chromosome 1, rPodMur119.hap1.1, whole genome shotgun sequence DNA segment above includes these coding regions:
- the SPOPL gene encoding speckle-type POZ protein-like gives rise to the protein MSRVSTPPPPGEMSSGPIAESWCYTQVKVVKFSYMWTINNFSFCREEMGEVLKSSTFSSGPNDKMKWCLRVNPKGLDDESKDYLSLYLLLVSCPKSEVRAKFKFSLLNAKREETKAMESQRAYRFVQGKDWGFKKFIRRDFLLDEANGLLPDDKLTLFCEVSVVQDSVNISGQSSTNTLKVPECRLAEDLGNLWETTRFTDCSFYVGGEEFKAHKSVLAARSPVFNAMFEHEMEESKKNRVEINDVDPDVFKEMMRFIYTGKAPNLDKMADSLLAAADKYALERLKIMCEEALCSNLSVENVADILILADLHSAEQLKAQAIEFINRCSVLRQLGCKDAKNWNSNQATDIMETAGWKSMIHSHPHLVAEAFRALASAQCPQFGIPRKRLKQS